One stretch of Solenopsis invicta isolate M01_SB chromosome 16, UNIL_Sinv_3.0, whole genome shotgun sequence DNA includes these proteins:
- the LOC105202526 gene encoding uncharacterized protein LOC105202526 codes for MSIRRLCTRPIRFTNCSRFVVSEKFSKRFFFTQFCRQVKRQIFTAEQEHELMKYLLKITNLYYGLSIELKIFAYQYAKKIGIVYHGMIMAEHYPTGIMHLCIGIKKLSLIKPMKSTILTSPENVQIVHDKADKKRKSLEKKEQNIENGSPSKRTRRTKTVLATKTPSGSSDEENVNFCIICICNMPKKLKRNNVIAINAIGLFI; via the exons ATGAGTATCCGACGCTTATGCACGCGTCCCATAAGATTTACGAATTGTTCTCGTTTCGTTGTGTccgaaaaattttctaaacgaTTTTTCTTCACGCAATTTTGTAGGCAAGTGAAGCGACAG aTTTTCACCGCAGAACAAGAGCATGAGCTTATGAAATATCTCCTCAAGATTACCAATCTTTATTACGGATTGAGCATCGAATTGAAAATTTTCGCTTATCAATACGCGAAAAAGATTGGCATTGTATATCATGGAATGATAATGGCAGAGCATTACCCAACTGGTATTATGCATTTATGCATcggcataaaaaaattatctctgATAAAGCCGATGAAAAGCACCATATTAACTTCGCCCGAGAATGTGCAAATTGTCCACGACAAAGctgataaaaagagaaaaagccTCGAAAAAAAGGAGCAAAATATCGAAAATGGATCACCATCAAAGCGCACTCGTCGCACAAAAACTGTACTGGCAACAAAAACTCCCTCTGGATCATCAGATGAGGAGAACGTCAACTTCTGCATTATTTGTATCTGCAATATGCCTAAAAAACTGAAGAGAAATAACGTAATTGCAATAAATGCAATCGGGCTGTTCATCTAA